The genomic region GTTACAGAGGAGAGGCAACTACCACAACAAATTATGCTTGGCATAGTAACAATTTACAAGGAACAGTAGCAAAGACACAAATTATGCCTGAGCTATATAAAATTGAAATCATTGCTGACTACaacaatttatataaatttaaaaaagggCAAAAATGTAATCAAATTTCTCATTTAGAATAATTAGGTAATAATAGAGTTAGATTAATTACGGGTGAAAATTCAGCCATTCAGGTAcaatcaacttcacataaaattgatagttgagagtcgttaaatgacaatttagtcaaatcagtcaaattatctaaccgCTCTCAATTATTAACTTAAAGTCGAATGTAGCTGAGTTTCCAGGTGAGTTTCCACCTTAATTAGTACATGCCAAAATCAATATCTTCTAGTTTTGTTGTAACTTGTATATATTGTATACATGTATGATGAAGAAGATGATAAACTAATAACTCATAAATCCTAAATGAATTATCATGCTTTATCATATATAAGTGAAAAATGAAAAGTGAAAACTGGCCATGAATatttgatttaattatattaGTAGTACATTACAATGTTAAAAGCTATAATGTTAACTTAGATTTTGGTACTTTATCTTTCCAGTAAAATTGATTAAGAGAATGGTACTCTTATATGAGTGGTTTTGTTTTGTGAATATAACATTAAAAAAAGTATCAAAAGAATTTAATCTCATAATTAGCTAATTTTATTTGAGTTGGATAAATTAGAatataaaagaatttaaaaattaatagttTAAACTTAAAAATTTCCATTTAGTTTATATATTTAACAGCTTTTTTTTGTTCTATCAATAATTTAACATAATAAGAAATTCATTAAAAGATTTATATAGTAATTTGTTTATGTATATATACTCaattaataactttttttttttcttttgaaagaaATATTAGGAAGACAGCTGTAACATGAGAAAGCAGAAGCAAGCGATGAGGAATAGAAGCATGAATTGAGGAATGGGAATGCATGTTGGAATTTTGAAGTGCATAATCATTTTTTTATGATCTTTTAGTCTAAAGCAAGACATCTATTACTATTAACACCAAAAGAGAACACAATGATAATTATGTGCTAAGGATGCCTTTTTAAATATATAGATTATTATACTCTTgactttattatatatatatatatatatatttcttttttagAAGATCAATTAAGTGACTGATAAGTTTGGTATTACTCCTAATCCTATAATGTTAGATTTTTTTACTGTATTTAAACTTTTAGTAAATTTTAAAACTCACTTGAATCTAATTAATTTTAtgcaaattaaatttatttattataataaaatttgaaataattccACTTTATATAGATGtcaaatttaaaactttaaaaacATTACGACAAAGTTGTTTAAAGAGTTAAATCTTAATTTGGTCTCTGAAATTTGGTCATATACTTAGAATGACCTCTACAATTTCGTTAGTCCCaattaaaacttttaaatttgtAATTGTGGCTCCAGCTTGTCCTTGCGATCATCTCCGTTACCGAAATGCTGATCTAGCACAATTGCATGACATGGTTGACACTACTTAAACGACGGCGCATTAGTTTTGCGCCCAAACTCTTTGGAAACCATACATTGTAAGGATTTTCTTGATGTTTTGCAACTTATGATTGTCGTAGTGAAAAAAAAAGGAGTTTTAACCCACAAAAAACTGAAACGACGTAGTTTCTAAAGAGTTTAGACGCGAAATTAATGCGCCGTCATTTAAGTTGTGTCCACCATGTCATGCAATTGCGTCAAATCAGTATTCTGGTGACGGAGATAATCGCAGAAACAAACTGGAGCGACAATTATAAATTTAAGGATTCTAATTGAGACCAATAAAATTATAGGATTGTTCTGAACATCAGACTAAATTTTAGAAGTCAAATTGAAATTTAACTCTTATTTAAATCACTCTAAATTTGACGGGTGAAAAATTATTATAGAAAATAACACATTAAAAGTTTCTATAGATACGTGACAAATTCTTTTGTCACCATCcataaattatgaattatttgcaCGAAATTCTCAGTATGAAAACTGAACTATCACATTTCCAAATCTCTGAAAAATCTTTATATAGAGATTTGTGCATCCAATTTCATAGACACATTGATCCAATGCTGAGCCGTGCAACTATTTGTCGTCATGAGCATACCCACACCATATAATTTCTTTTTAATCCTTCCAAAATAAATGGCGGTGGAAATacataaatttatatttatatataatatatataagttaACATCATTTGTTGTTGACTAATAAATTATTGTATATATAAAATGAGTTCAAACTTTTAACACTTATTTAAAGTGAATTGCTCAAtttaagttaattatttatttatcatatATATATTAATCAATAATTTTAAAAACGAAAACAGAAACATTATAAATGGAATATATAAAAGTCCACAAGACAATGTGTTTTGCCAACAAATCAtgcaataaaaaaatgttttaaataaCATGCAGATTCCAGATCTTCGAACATATGCTCATGACATACACTCATGACATGTCGgtaataattgatttttttttcacatttttatattatactattttttatttaaaaaaaaaaacaaaaagaaaaataattgttTAGAAAAATCAAAAGCATATAGCTAGCTCCATCATCCATCaccatctttctttttcttctgctCTTCACACACAACCCTCAGATCTTTCAGTTCAGCTCCGAGTTTCTCAACTAGCTGCCAATTATTTTTCCGTTTCTCATTTGATTTTGCTCATTAAAAAAAAGCAAATTTtcatttttagggtttaatgttttTACTTGATCTGTTTGGAAGTTGGAACTAAGAAGTGGTGATTTCGGGAAAATGCTGAGTTTATGAGGAGAAATGGTTATTGGGATTTGTTTGGATCGAGGAAAAGACTTAAACTTTTCAATTTGCAAAACGAGGGTCCTTGTTTCCAAAATGTGGATCTTGTAAAAGCTGTTGACTTTGATcaacaaagaaaaataagagaaaagagaaaaaaaggagCAACATTTCCCTTTTTTCTTTCCAGCTCAAGGTGGTTCAACTTAGAAGAAGCTTAAAGGTTAAGTAGCTTTTTGAAGTAGGATGAAAAAGTACTGTGTGTATGTATATTTATATGTTGAAGACTTGACTTGAGTTGCATTTCTGGGGTTGTTGAGTAACTGAGTTGACTCTGAAATCAGATAAGAAGGTAGATGCTAAGATAGTAGTATGTAGAGTATTATTTTATATGGTTATGAAAAAGTTAGGTATTCagcatgtgtgtgtgtgttttaacTTTTACCTAAACCATTTTTGGATTAATGAAGTTACATATTCATGTGTGATGTTTGTCTCTCATGTTTTATTAGCTTTAAATGCAAAAACTGAGGTTGCTGGTGTTATTAGTTTTGGTTATGAGAGAATGTGAGATCACCTACCAAAAGTCCTTTTGATTTAATGAAGTAGCCttagatttgatggagttttatTTGGTGGTTAATTATATTTTCTGTGCTTACTTGATCCTACAAAATGTTCATGAAGTTAGTGGCATCAGAAAATAAAGTGTAGAATTGACAGAATATTCTGTTGTAATGGCTTGGTACTAAATTGAGGATCACATTGTTGTTTGGTATACCCTTTTAACTTTCTACTTACACTGAGCTTTTAAAGTGATTTGCAGACAGTTCTAGCTCCAACATCTTACTACATGAGATTAGGAAAACCAAGTTAAAGACCATGATTGAAGTATCTCGAGGCAGCGAATAAGGTTTTGTTAGACTTCTGGTGGAGTGAAGGGGACTTGCCATTTTTAGACACATTTGGAAAAGGCACATTATTGAAAGTGGAAGAAGCTTTTGTTAATTCAAGTTTGACTTGTGCATATCAGAATGGGGATTCAGTGCTCCAGATTCTTTCCATGTTGTATGAATTCACAAGTTAAGGCATCTGTTCCTGAAACTCCAGATGCCGGTGGGTAAAATCATACCATAACCATAGTGGATTGTGTTGTTCTGGTTGTGTGACAAGAAGTTCTGATTTATGAtggatgtttatttgatttttgttcCAGAAAATGAGGACACAAGTGAGGTCAGTAACTGGCCTATGTTCTGTGAATTTTCTCTAGAGCAACTTAAGAATGCTACCTCTGGTTTTGCTGTTGAGAATATTGTATCCGAACATGGAGAGAAGGCACCAAATGTTGTTTATAAAGGGAAGCTGGAGAATCAAATGAGGATTGCCGTTAAACGATTCAACAGAAATGCTTGGCCTGATTCGCGGCAGTTTTTGGTAAGTCTTTCCCCATGACTTCCTCCACAACTTAGTTTTCAATTATCATGTTGATGATCTAAGACTGTATCTAAATAAGTTTTCTTTCAAAGGGTAGATAAATAACATCTTTCAGCTTCATCTTTTATGTGAAGCTAATGTCCATCAAGTTGTGATGGTAGACCTTCTTTTTGCCCTTTTGTTTTAACCTACTAAAAACAAGTTTTTGCAACAACTGTAGGAGGAAGCAAGATCGGTTGGTCAGCTTCGGAACCAGAGACTAGCAAATTtgcttggttgttgttgtgaaggAGATGAAAGGTTGCTTGTGGCTGAATATATGCCCAATGAAACACTTGCAAAGCACCTTTTCCATTGTAAGCAATCCTTCCATGCATATATTTTCTCCTTGTCATATTTGAAAATATTATTACTATATCTTGAatatatgatttatttatttagtttaagGTTTTGTTAGGATTAGTGCCTAAGCCACCATTTTACTAACCATTTTCCATTTGGAATTTACATGATACCAATGGGTGCAGTTTATTTTTAGTTATAATGTTTAAAAGTTCTGTAAACATCAAGAATGAGTGGCTAGGAATGTTCTTGAGCACACATTAAATGTGCTCCAAGAACGTGCGAGTATTTTTGTTATACAATTCAAATGACATTAGAAAGGGCGCCATGAATAGATTCGACTTAAGAGTGGTTCTATTTCTTGTGTCTAAACCAGGGGAAACACAACCCATGAAATGGGCAATGCGGCTAAGAGTTGTTCTACATCTTGCACAAGCTCTAGAGTACTGTACAAGTAAAGGGCGAGCACTCTATCACGACCTTAATGCATATCGGGTTCTATTTGATGAGGTAAGCTTTATGTGCCTTGCCTATTTTATATGTGTCTAACATAATTAGATTGAGATAAAAATGTTAGAAACTTTCAGGATGGTAATCCTAGGCTTTCGAGTTTCGGCCTCATGAAAAATAGTAGGGATGGGAAAAGTTACAGCACAAATTTGGCATTTACCCCTCCGGAGTATCTCAGAACCGGTACGAATGTTGTTTAGTCTGGCCTATTAATGCTTCAAACTCAGCATAGTTGAAAATCTGTATTGCATTTTAAATTTACAACCAGTTATATTTTGCAAGATCTGAGTGATGCAATATTTCATATATCTCTTTGTTCCATAGGGAGAGTAACACCGGAAAGTGTGATTTATAGCTTTGGCACTCTTTTGCTGGACCTTCTCAGTGGGAAACATATCCCCCCAAGTCATGTAAGTTATTCCTTCTGGCTGAATTCCCTAACAAAGACATAGCATGTTTGTGTACTATTATTAATACACATACATATATAAGTATTGTAAAATTTTGTGCAGGCCCTTGATTTGATTCGGGACAGAAATCTTCAGATGCTAACAGATTCTTGTTTGGAAGGGCAATTTTCTGATGATGATGGGACTGAGTTGGTGCGGTTAGCGTCACGGTGTTTACAGTACGAACCTCGAGAACGGCCTAATCCGAAATCGTTAGTGGCTGCACTGGCTCCTCTTCAAAAGGAAACAGAGGTTTGTTTATTAGTATATGTTCACATAAAACATGCTGAAATGACAAACATATCACAACTCCTTACTATTTTCTCATAACAAAATTTAGATCTCATCTTTTCTTTATAGGTTCCTTCAGATGTCTTGATGGGAATTCCACATAGTGCTGCTACTTTTGCTTCATTGTCTCCACTTGGTGAAGCATGTGCAAGAAAGGACTTGACTGCCATACATGAAGTTCTGGAAAAACTTGGCTATAAAGATGATGAAGGAGTGGCAAATGAGGTTCTTTATCTatattatgttttaattaattgCTATattccttttaaaattttttacaagATTTATGTAATATACATTTTATATGCACAAGTGGACAAGATGCTTACTTTTGTGTTTGCTTTTCTCTTTTTGGATACTGCAGTTATCATTCCAGATGTGGACTGATCAAATGCAGGAGACATTGAATTGTAAGAAAAAGGGCGACGTTGCTTTCCGGCAGAAAGATTTTAAACTAGCAATTGAATGCTACACGCAGGTAGTTTTTATGCTCTCTTAATGATTTACATGCACTTGTATGTTATACAGATCACTACTTTTTACTGAATTCGAAGGTAACTGGATCCTAATCCTTCATAGTTAGCATGAAAGTTTCATGTTTGTGAATAATGCTTTAGATTTCTAGCTAGAGCATAGTTACCATGGCTCTCTCTTATTTGCATGTGTACATTTACTGAATTCCCCATTTCCTACACTGCTTAGCAAATTCtctataaaatatagtttaatcaCAAAAGGTACTGAATTTAGTACTGAAACAAGTCGTATATCCCGCTTTCTGGTAACTAGAGTTTCACATCAATATTTTGTTGATAAAGGAATAGTTTTGGTAGAATTTCTGAATCCATTCTTTTTAACTGTTCATACACAGTTCATTGATGCCGGAACGATGGTTTCTCCTACAGTCTATGCACGACGCAGTCTGTGTTATCTTATTAGCGACATGTATCAGGAAGCACTGAACGATGCAGTGCAAACAAGAGTGATTTCCCCTGTATGGCACATTGCATTTTATCTTGAATCTGTTGCACTTGGAGGACTTGGAATGGAGAATGAAGCACAAGTAGCAATTAAAGAAGCTACAACACTTGAAGCTAAGAGGAGTTCAAATGCTAAACAAAAGTGAATAAGGCTTTGTACAGAGACAAACCTTTCTTGCTGATTTATGTtctgcatgatgatgatgacaacCACCACCCCCACAAGATTAATTATTACAAAGATTTCATCTTTGATTACACCATAGATCCACAACAACAAAGTTGAATGTGTTTTTTTAAGACTACTACTTCAAGGAACAGTGATTGGATTGGATGAGTGTTGGTTATGACACACCCCTTCCCCCTTTTTTGTTGGGTTGGTTAGGAtgttcaatttagtttatgatttGATTCATTGAAGCATGGCTCCTTACTTCtggcaaaatttttcaaatttttttttttctattttataaaaGGTTGAAAGTGTGAAAAGTGAATAGCTTTGTTGATCATGGCCttgtattttcattattttttgttgGAATGCCAAGATATTGTGTTCATTTGTTGGTGCCTTGAAGCTTGTGACATCAATGCTTttgattgaatgaaaaaaaagaaagggtTGGATGAGAAGTAAAAAATGGGAAGAAAAAAACCTATGATATTTGCAAGTTTCATCATACTTAAGGTATCATAATGTTGGATATGCTGCTCATTCAATAATGATGAGAGCTATTTGCTCACTTTACACAATATGAAGGTTGGTTCATAACGAAAATATACACTTGTGAATGCATCATTTTATATGACAGGCCACAGGATCCAAATAAAAGGGGAGGAAAGTTAACAAAAGATAAACGAAACATatcaatacataattaaagtaagAAAATGGACGTTGGGAAGAGTATAGCAATGGAAAAACTGACAATGATGCTACTCTGTCATTTATGCCATTGGTACTGAACTTGAGTGGGCACACTTCTCATGTAAAATGAGTATAACAAACATTTCTCGTCATTCAACCATTCTATTAGACAACATTAATTCACATATGCAAATGGCTAAAAAGAAAACCTTCACTCATCAAGATGAATCAAATGTTATGATCATAGTATGAAGATGAGTTCATGGATTCTCCTTGCCGCTGTCCAATTTCGCCAGGTTATTTTCTTGAGACTCTCTCTTTGATCCGAAAATGTACTCCTTCACGGTACTCTGAGCTGAAAGTATTTGCTTCTTAACCTGCCATTAAGAAACCATTCCATCAGAAACAAGAGGGAAATAATCCTTAGGAATTAGCATTTCAACTAAATCATCTTCAACTTGACAAAAAggcttaaaactaaataaaataaaacagtaTTCTCATTCAAATATATTGAAAACAAGTTATTCTGCTGTTATAGATGCATCAAACGTTTTATATAGCCATATCTATGGACTATGATAGTGAATGTTGACTAGTGAATTACTAATAAGGATAGGTTTGGTTGCGGAATAAAATTCAGGTGGACACTTTCATGTATCGaattcatccatgaaaacttcatCCCATTTTTACACCTCTACCAAACAAATAAGTGTAGTAGAGATGAGATTGCTGAACTCTTTTGGGTATGACCAGACAAGTAACAAGTAAGACtaataacaaataaaattgtGAGGCAGAATCTAGTATAGAGAAGATGACATAAACTTAAATAATAAGACTAACAGATGCTCTTAATAAAACTGTAAGTCAAACATTTTCTGAAGCTTTTGGGTTTTGATAACCCAGTGGCAGTAGATTGATGTATTGACATTCAGGCACTCCTGCCAGTGAAGCACATAAGCATCAAGGGCTCAAACTATGCACTCTATTAACAAGGTTTATTCAGTGATACTTGAGAAGGTGAACTCAAATGAGGAAGTTAATTTTCAGAGTACAACCAGAATAGAGGTTCTAGAAACAGCATTCTAACTAGAAAAGGCACATACTTATCTCTATTGCAAGGCCATAGTTTCTAATATACAAAGTTAGTTATTAGTGCAACATTTTACAGCTCATCCACAAGCAATTGCATGTACTTGCAAAAATGAAAGTATTGATATTTGATTATTTGAATAGTTTTTGAGAAGGGAACC from Arachis ipaensis cultivar K30076 chromosome B02, Araip1.1, whole genome shotgun sequence harbors:
- the LOC107621268 gene encoding probable serine/threonine-protein kinase At5g41260 translates to MGIQCSRFFPCCMNSQVKASVPETPDAENEDTSEVSNWPMFCEFSLEQLKNATSGFAVENIVSEHGEKAPNVVYKGKLENQMRIAVKRFNRNAWPDSRQFLEEARSVGQLRNQRLANLLGCCCEGDERLLVAEYMPNETLAKHLFHWETQPMKWAMRLRVVLHLAQALEYCTSKGRALYHDLNAYRVLFDEDGNPRLSSFGLMKNSRDGKSYSTNLAFTPPEYLRTGRVTPESVIYSFGTLLLDLLSGKHIPPSHALDLIRDRNLQMLTDSCLEGQFSDDDGTELVRLASRCLQYEPRERPNPKSLVAALAPLQKETEVPSDVLMGIPHSAATFASLSPLGEACARKDLTAIHEVLEKLGYKDDEGVANELSFQMWTDQMQETLNCKKKGDVAFRQKDFKLAIECYTQFIDAGTMVSPTVYARRSLCYLISDMYQEALNDAVQTRVISPVWHIAFYLESVALGGLGMENEAQVAIKEATTLEAKRSSNAKQK